In Rhodopirellula islandica, a single window of DNA contains:
- a CDS encoding DUF952 domain-containing protein, which yields MSSNQLSNDTPSIVCKIATQQQWEQMQTTGVLPPAPIDVADGFIHLSTEQQVPGTLAAHFAGQSGVVVLHIRVTDIEDNLRWEESRGGELFPHLYAELPVSAVERAESVLV from the coding sequence ATGTCCAGCAACCAACTGTCCAACGACACGCCATCCATCGTTTGCAAAATCGCAACCCAGCAGCAATGGGAGCAGATGCAAACCACCGGAGTGCTTCCGCCGGCACCGATTGATGTTGCGGACGGCTTCATTCACTTGTCCACTGAACAACAAGTCCCCGGAACGCTGGCGGCTCACTTCGCCGGCCAAAGCGGGGTGGTGGTGTTGCACATCCGGGTGACTGACATCGAGGACAACCTACGCTGGGAAGAGTCTCGCGGAGGCGAACTGTTCCCGCATCTCTACGCCGAGTTGCCGGTTTCGGCAGTGGAGCGAGCCGAATCGGTGCTTGTCTGA
- a CDS encoding DNA-3-methyladenine glycosylase I, which translates to MLQDLLTDEEGNARCGWCGTDPDYIRYHDEEWGVPVRDDLRLFEKICLEGFQCGLSWITILKRREAFRECFADFDPHRLAKFTPSDVERLMTDARIIRNRAKIESTIQNARTITAMLDKGESLAKLLWQFAPEKRRVVRRLDQVPAITDESTKMSRVLKKAGWKFVGPTTCYALMQATGMVNDHLVGCHRHALIRSI; encoded by the coding sequence GTGTTACAGGATCTCCTCACCGACGAAGAAGGCAATGCTCGCTGTGGCTGGTGCGGTACCGACCCGGACTACATCCGCTACCACGACGAAGAGTGGGGCGTGCCCGTCCGGGACGATCTCCGTCTGTTTGAAAAGATCTGCTTGGAAGGTTTTCAGTGCGGCCTGTCTTGGATCACGATTTTGAAACGCCGCGAAGCGTTCCGCGAATGCTTTGCCGACTTTGATCCGCATCGGCTTGCGAAGTTCACCCCGTCCGATGTCGAGCGACTGATGACCGACGCTCGGATCATCCGAAACCGAGCCAAGATTGAATCCACGATTCAGAACGCTCGAACGATAACCGCCATGTTGGACAAGGGCGAGTCGCTTGCCAAGTTGCTTTGGCAATTCGCCCCTGAGAAGCGACGGGTTGTTCGAAGACTTGATCAAGTCCCGGCGATCACCGACGAGTCAACCAAGATGAGCCGCGTGCTCAAGAAGGCCGGTTGGAAATTCGTCGGCCCCACGACCTGTTATGCTCTGATGCAGGCGACCGGCATGGTCAACGATCATTTGGTTGGCTGCCATCGACATGCATTGATTCGATCGATCTGA
- a CDS encoding DUF6384 family protein, with translation MANAQAQATAPSTMEQLRERRAATKLPGEDLTIAETLRVMDVARELRDRRSTAEDMFRSDDVRIQLREKLMRTAALSGDDVSAAEIDAAIDQYLSNLHTYEAPQAGFKKFVAYCWIWRTRIAMAATTAAAAGAWYFFS, from the coding sequence ATGGCCAACGCTCAAGCACAAGCGACCGCACCGTCCACCATGGAACAGCTGCGCGAGCGACGCGCGGCAACCAAGCTGCCTGGCGAAGACCTGACGATCGCGGAAACCTTGCGGGTCATGGACGTGGCTCGCGAATTGCGGGACCGGCGTTCGACCGCCGAAGACATGTTTCGTTCTGACGACGTCCGGATTCAACTGCGTGAAAAATTGATGCGAACCGCAGCGTTGTCTGGCGATGATGTCAGTGCGGCGGAGATTGACGCTGCGATTGATCAATACCTGTCCAATCTGCACACCTACGAAGCACCCCAGGCCGGATTCAAAAAGTTTGTCGCCTATTGCTGGATATGGCGGACTCGGATCGCCATGGCAGCAACGACCGCGGCGGCGGCAGGGGCTTGGTACTTTTTTTCCTGA
- the folD gene encoding bifunctional methylenetetrahydrofolate dehydrogenase/methenyltetrahydrofolate cyclohydrolase FolD, whose product MPATRLDGKKIAAEIRSEVAADVETFVSGGNPPPQLAAVLVGEDPASQVYVRNKERACEKAGIASRLDRMPAATTEAELLAKVAELNADPAVSGILVQLPLPAKAAGGTGIDERAVLDAIDPIKDVDAFSPVNVGLLMQGRPRFLPCTPHGIIQLLHRTGIETSGKHVVVVGRSDIVGKPMAMMLAQKDSTCGPAVANATVTLAHSRTQNLTEICRQADILIAAVGRPEMIRGDMIQPGAVVIDVGINRVGDKLVGDVAFAEAESVASAITPVPGGVGPLTIAMLLHNTLMAAKLQAAK is encoded by the coding sequence ATGCCCGCAACGCGACTGGACGGCAAGAAGATTGCCGCGGAAATTCGCAGCGAAGTTGCTGCTGACGTCGAAACGTTCGTTTCAGGCGGGAATCCACCTCCCCAATTGGCGGCCGTGCTGGTTGGAGAAGACCCCGCCAGCCAGGTTTACGTGCGAAACAAGGAACGCGCCTGTGAAAAAGCGGGGATCGCCAGCCGCCTGGACCGCATGCCCGCGGCGACCACCGAAGCCGAATTGCTGGCCAAAGTGGCCGAACTGAATGCCGACCCGGCTGTCAGCGGCATCTTGGTCCAACTCCCCCTGCCCGCGAAAGCTGCCGGTGGCACGGGAATTGACGAGCGAGCCGTCCTGGATGCGATCGATCCAATCAAAGACGTCGACGCGTTCTCCCCCGTCAACGTGGGGCTGCTCATGCAGGGCCGACCGCGTTTTCTTCCCTGCACCCCGCACGGCATCATTCAACTGCTGCATCGCACGGGAATCGAAACCAGCGGGAAACACGTCGTCGTGGTCGGGCGCAGTGACATTGTCGGCAAGCCGATGGCAATGATGCTGGCACAAAAAGACAGCACCTGTGGCCCCGCCGTCGCCAACGCGACGGTGACCCTTGCTCACAGCCGCACCCAAAACCTCACGGAGATCTGCCGCCAAGCCGACATTTTGATCGCCGCGGTCGGTCGCCCAGAAATGATCCGGGGCGACATGATCCAACCGGGCGCCGTTGTGATCGACGTTGGGATCAATCGTGTGGGCGACAAACTGGTCGGCGATGTCGCCTTCGCCGAAGCAGAATCGGTGGCATCGGCGATCACCCCTGTCCCAGGTGGAGTCGGACCACTCACGATCGCGATGTTGCTGCACAACACGTTGATGGCCGCAAAACTGCAAGCGGCCAAGTAG
- a CDS encoding NADPH-dependent assimilatory sulfite reductase hemoprotein subunit: MSTDASETNAAPTTAPEKPIKLSPVEKIKEESRFLKGSIDQELADPVDHFDNSNIQLLKFHGSYQQDDRDKRAELKKAGGGKAYTMMVRCRIPGGRMSSAQLVAHLDMCDELGDSTLKITTRQTLQLHGILKGDLRETIRRINDVELSTLAACGDVNRNIMCCPAKRVGGIHDQLNVFTDQLTVALAPQTPAYHELWLTDPDTGEKTLAGGGEPDSSNAPVIDEPLYGPTYLPRKFKIGIALPEDNCIDIYTQDLGYLAVVRDGKIIGYNVSVGGGMGRTPSAKKTFPALGKRMAFVTPEQAVEVAKAVVIVQRDNGNRSDRKVARLKYLIADWGVEKFRTEVEKVFGGPLADCTEDDVHEFDDHMGWQEQGDGKLSYGLNIENGRLYDNEQVQVKAAIRAVCARFNREIRLTSHQSMIFCDIDPSEKEELIEILKSHGLRTTEETSTVRRWSIACVALPTCGLAITESERRLPSIIDSIEEPLAKLGLSNERFTIRMTGCPNGCARPYNADLALVGRSVGKYTLFAGGGWLGNRLAYIYKDQVPDSEVTAELTGIFAAFKANREEGESLGTFCDRVGAEKLAELAEAAPLPA, translated from the coding sequence ATGTCTACCGACGCTTCCGAAACGAATGCTGCACCGACCACCGCGCCCGAGAAACCCATCAAGCTCAGCCCGGTCGAGAAGATCAAAGAAGAAAGTCGTTTCCTGAAGGGCTCGATCGATCAAGAATTGGCGGATCCAGTGGATCACTTCGACAATTCGAACATCCAGCTGCTGAAGTTCCACGGGTCTTATCAGCAAGACGATCGTGACAAACGTGCCGAGCTGAAAAAGGCCGGTGGCGGGAAAGCTTACACGATGATGGTTCGGTGCCGGATTCCGGGCGGTCGCATGAGCTCAGCACAGTTGGTCGCGCACTTGGACATGTGCGATGAGTTGGGTGATTCCACGTTGAAAATCACCACCCGGCAAACGCTGCAATTGCACGGCATCTTGAAGGGCGATCTGCGGGAGACAATTCGCCGAATCAATGACGTCGAGCTCTCCACACTGGCGGCTTGCGGCGATGTGAACCGGAACATCATGTGCTGTCCCGCAAAACGCGTGGGCGGAATCCACGATCAGCTCAATGTGTTCACAGATCAGCTGACGGTCGCTCTCGCGCCGCAGACGCCGGCCTATCACGAATTGTGGCTGACGGATCCCGACACCGGTGAGAAGACTTTGGCGGGGGGCGGAGAGCCTGATTCGTCGAATGCTCCGGTCATTGATGAACCGTTGTACGGCCCGACCTACTTGCCGCGGAAATTCAAAATCGGCATCGCCCTGCCGGAAGACAACTGCATCGACATCTACACCCAGGACCTTGGGTACTTGGCCGTGGTTCGGGACGGCAAAATCATTGGTTACAACGTTTCGGTCGGCGGCGGCATGGGCCGCACCCCGAGTGCGAAGAAAACCTTCCCTGCACTCGGCAAACGCATGGCGTTTGTGACGCCGGAGCAAGCCGTGGAGGTGGCCAAGGCGGTCGTCATCGTGCAACGGGACAACGGCAACCGCAGCGATCGAAAGGTGGCTCGTTTGAAGTACTTGATCGCGGATTGGGGCGTCGAGAAATTCCGCACCGAGGTTGAGAAAGTGTTCGGCGGCCCGCTCGCCGATTGCACCGAAGATGATGTGCACGAGTTCGACGACCACATGGGATGGCAGGAACAGGGCGATGGCAAGTTGTCCTACGGCCTGAACATTGAAAACGGTCGCTTGTACGACAATGAGCAAGTTCAAGTGAAAGCAGCGATTCGAGCCGTCTGCGCTCGCTTCAATCGCGAGATTCGTTTGACCAGCCATCAGAGCATGATCTTCTGTGACATCGATCCTTCTGAAAAGGAAGAACTGATCGAGATCCTGAAGTCGCACGGGCTTCGGACGACCGAGGAAACCAGCACCGTTCGTCGTTGGTCGATCGCCTGTGTGGCGCTGCCGACCTGCGGTTTGGCCATCACTGAATCAGAACGTCGTTTGCCGAGCATCATCGATTCGATCGAAGAGCCTTTGGCCAAGTTGGGACTCAGCAACGAACGGTTCACCATCCGGATGACCGGTTGCCCCAATGGCTGTGCACGGCCCTACAACGCCGATTTGGCCCTGGTCGGTCGCTCGGTGGGCAAATACACGTTGTTTGCCGGCGGTGGATGGTTGGGCAATCGCTTGGCTTACATCTACAAAGACCAGGTGCCGGATTCAGAGGTCACCGCGGAGTTGACCGGCATTTTTGCAGCGTTCAAAGCCAATCGCGAAGAAGGGGAATCGCTCGGAACATTCTGCGATCGCGTCGGTGCCGAGAAATTGGCTGAGCTAGCCGAAGCTGCCCCGCTGCCTGCCTGA
- a CDS encoding hybrid sensor histidine kinase/response regulator — MPKVICVGAPSSPPDRSSLPEALLSQDTSAEGTHAPSIEWVFCESIVDAFPLLEEEDVAGIWMDRTSLPQTSEIRGMMQSGLMLRDMPEGVALLDADLRVIWANHRLLQWAGRPAGTPLGMTFYELLHNPEIMGPDFCPFHTALATGDESSSTLHSMDNQYFQVHAAPIRSAESPRNLIVTVGEITDEILQQQKLAAIHQAGRELADLRPNEIFMMEVDDRIDLLKDNIQHYLRDLLNFEVIEIRVLEQTTGDLIPLLSVGIDEEASDRRLSAHPRENGITGYVAASGVSYVCHDVQNDPLFIPGVADARSSLTVPLVLHDQVLGTINVESPDVAAFSDSDLQFLEIFARDIAFALNTLELLVAQKANTAQQSCDAIHSAVALPVDAILNDAVHVMEGYIGHSPEVMDRLRRILQNSRDIKRTIQQIGQKMTPLEAVPADEKLDQNAILRARRILVVDDDEQVREDAHQLLERYGCVVETAHEGDEAVLMVRRSAGDDSYDAIISDIKLPDYSGYQLMLRLEKVMAHVPMILMTGFGYDPGHSIVKAKQNGLHPKAVLFKPFRLDQLIDVLKTVIEANPNVQHPPGASPDGNPPGDEDPDAARTASGGTKNSIC, encoded by the coding sequence ATGCCAAAGGTCATCTGTGTCGGCGCCCCAAGCTCGCCTCCGGATCGATCCTCGCTGCCAGAAGCGTTGTTGTCTCAGGACACATCCGCCGAAGGTACGCACGCACCATCCATTGAATGGGTGTTTTGCGAATCAATCGTCGACGCATTTCCATTGCTCGAAGAGGAGGATGTCGCTGGGATTTGGATGGATCGCACCAGCCTTCCCCAGACATCCGAAATTCGTGGCATGATGCAGAGCGGATTGATGCTCCGCGACATGCCCGAAGGTGTCGCGCTGCTCGACGCCGATCTGCGCGTGATCTGGGCCAATCATCGCCTGCTGCAATGGGCGGGACGTCCCGCCGGCACCCCACTCGGGATGACGTTCTACGAATTGCTGCACAACCCCGAGATCATGGGGCCGGATTTCTGCCCCTTCCACACCGCCTTGGCCACCGGGGACGAAAGCAGCTCCACGCTCCACAGCATGGACAACCAGTATTTCCAGGTCCACGCCGCACCCATTCGCTCCGCGGAATCTCCCCGCAACTTGATCGTCACCGTCGGCGAGATCACCGACGAAATCCTGCAGCAACAAAAGCTGGCGGCGATTCACCAAGCCGGCCGGGAACTCGCTGACCTGCGACCCAACGAAATCTTCATGATGGAGGTCGATGACCGAATCGACCTTTTGAAAGACAACATCCAGCACTACCTCCGCGATCTGCTGAATTTCGAAGTCATCGAGATTCGAGTGCTCGAGCAAACCACCGGCGACCTGATCCCGTTGCTCAGCGTCGGCATCGATGAGGAAGCCTCCGACCGCCGCCTTTCCGCTCACCCGCGAGAGAACGGCATCACAGGGTACGTTGCCGCCAGCGGTGTCAGTTACGTCTGTCACGACGTTCAAAACGACCCGCTCTTCATCCCCGGTGTCGCCGACGCCCGCAGCTCCCTGACGGTCCCGCTGGTCCTGCACGATCAAGTGCTGGGGACCATCAACGTCGAAAGCCCCGACGTGGCAGCCTTCAGCGACAGCGATCTGCAGTTCCTGGAGATCTTCGCTCGCGACATTGCGTTCGCCCTGAACACACTTGAGCTTCTGGTCGCTCAAAAAGCCAACACGGCTCAACAGAGCTGCGATGCGATTCATAGCGCAGTCGCTTTGCCGGTCGATGCGATCCTCAACGACGCCGTCCACGTGATGGAAGGCTACATCGGGCACAGCCCCGAAGTGATGGATCGCCTCCGCCGGATCCTGCAAAACTCCCGCGACATCAAACGGACGATCCAGCAGATCGGCCAAAAGATGACTCCCCTGGAAGCCGTTCCCGCGGACGAGAAACTGGACCAAAACGCGATCCTCCGCGCCCGCCGGATCCTGGTCGTCGACGACGACGAACAAGTTCGCGAAGACGCCCACCAGTTGCTCGAACGATACGGCTGTGTCGTTGAAACCGCCCACGAAGGTGACGAAGCGGTCTTGATGGTCCGCCGGAGTGCGGGCGACGACAGCTATGACGCGATCATCAGCGACATCAAACTGCCCGACTACAGCGGCTACCAATTGATGCTGCGTCTTGAAAAGGTCATGGCGCACGTGCCGATGATCCTGATGACCGGGTTCGGTTACGACCCCGGACACTCGATTGTGAAAGCCAAGCAAAATGGCTTGCACCCCAAGGCGGTTCTGTTCAAACCGTTCCGCCTGGATCAACTGATCGATGTCTTGAAAACGGTGATCGAAGCCAACCCCAACGTGCAGCATCCTCCCGGCGCCTCACCCGATGGCAATCCTCCTGGCGACGAGGACCCTGACGCTGCCCGAACCGCATCCGGCGGAACGAAGAACTCCATTTGCTGA